One Sulfitobacter sp. M39 genomic window, CGCGGCAGAGAACCCGATGTCATAGCCGCCGCGATCCCCCCAAAGAAACAGCGCCGCAATCACCGCGACAAAGCCGATGGCCCCGAACACGCGCTGTCCGGTCAGCAGCATCAGCATCATGGTCGAAAACATCAGGATGGCGATCAACTCATAGGGCATCGCGGGTCTCCTCTGCCGATTTGAGGAAAAGGATGTCCTTGAACAGTTCAGAGACAGCTTGAAGCAGCATCAGGGTGATGCCGATGCACATGGTCACTTTGACCGGCCACATATAGGGGCGCCACGCGGTCGGGCTGCGCTCCCCCCCGTACTTGAACGAATACATCGTGGATTCGATGCCGCCCCATAGCAGGATCACCAGATAGATCAGCAGGAAAAAGACGGTGATACAGTCCGTCCAGGCCTTCTTGCGCCGAGTCAATTCGGCATAGAACAGGTCCATCCGCACGTTCGCGCCCATCTGCAAAGCATAGGGCCCGCCAAGGATATAATAGCCCACCATCACGAACTGCGCCATTTCAAGCGTCCAGATCTGGGGCGAGGCGAATGTCTTGTTATAGGACGACCACAGCAGGATCCCCATGAGCACGAAAATCCCGTACATCATGATCCGGCCAAGGCCATAATTAAAACCGTCGACCACCCGGATATATCTGCGCATCGCGTTCATTCTGCGGCCT contains:
- a CDS encoding TRAP transporter small permease subunit, which translates into the protein MNAMRRYIRVVDGFNYGLGRIMMYGIFVLMGILLWSSYNKTFASPQIWTLEMAQFVMVGYYILGGPYALQMGANVRMDLFYAELTRRKKAWTDCITVFFLLIYLVILLWGGIESTMYSFKYGGERSPTAWRPYMWPVKVTMCIGITLMLLQAVSELFKDILFLKSAEETRDAL